A window of Bacteroidota bacterium genomic DNA:
AAACCATCATCATGCACGATGCCGCCAGTTCGGGTGCCATTAACCATTTAAACCTGGCCCGTGAAATTCTCCAAAAAAACAACCTTACCCAAATAACTGAAGAAGAAAAAAAGATAGATTTAGTGAATGAAAACTAAGAAAAGAGCATTGGGCAGGGGGCTTGACGCCATCCTCCAAAGCCCTGAAATCGACATCCAATCCGAAGAAATTGCGGAAAACTACATTGTTGGCGCTATTGCCAACATACCATTAGACAATATTGAAGCCAACCCGTTTCAACCCCGTGATTTTTTTGAAGAAGATTCCCTGGTAGAATTGGGAGCATCCATCAAAGAACAGGGCATCATTCAGCCTATTACCGTCAGAAAACTTGGAATCGACCGCTTCCAGCTTATTTCCGGTGAACGTAGACTGCGTGCTGCAAAGCTGATCGGTCTGGAAGAAATCCCCTGCTATATCCGCGTTGCCAACGATGAGCAAATGCTCGAAATGGCGCTGATCGAAAACATTCACCGGGAGAACCTCAATGCTATTGAGATAGCCATCAGTTACCAACGGCTGATCGAAGAATGCAGCCTCACTCATGAGCAACTCAGCGCTAAAGTCGGAAAGAAAAGAGCCACAATCACCAACTATTTGCGTCTTCTCAAATTACCCGCACCGGTGCAGATTGCACTTCGTGACGATAAAATATCCATGGGTCATGCCAGGGCACTGATCAATATAACCAATGAAGATCAACAGGTTAAAATTCTCAATAAAACTATCCAGAAAGAACTTTCGGTCAGACAGGTGGAAGATGCCGTTCGCCTGCTGAACCGTGAGCGCAAACTGCCACCGGATATTCCTGATAATTTTATCCGGCTTCAGGAAAGATTTTCATCATTCCTGAATACCAGGGTTGAGGTCAAAATGAATAATAAAGGAAAAGGAAGCATCGTTATTCCGATCGAAACGCAAGAAGACCTTGATAAAATTCTCCAAATGCTCGAAAAATAATCCCACGACAAATGATTCATCGCGGGAATCCAAGATCAGACAACCGGTAAATGTAATTGATTACTTCCCGGGACTATGGTTCATCAGATTGATGGTATTGATGTTGCTTCCACTTTTCCTCACATCTCCATTGGAGATTTTTTGCCAGCATACCGTTTCATCCGACTCTGTGTTAAAAAAACATTCACCTACCAAGGCCGCTTTGTATTCAGCTGCATTGCCCGGGCTAGGTCAGGCTTACAATAAAAAATACTGGAAAATCCCGATTGTTTATGCAGGGTTTGGTGTGTTCGCATATTTTATTACCAAAAACCACCAGGAATATGTGAAGTACCGCGAAGCATATAACTATGTCGTGAGCGGAGACAGCACTTATATCAACAATGATTACGCCTACAAATACAA
This region includes:
- a CDS encoding ParB/RepB/Spo0J family partition protein; protein product: MKTKKRALGRGLDAILQSPEIDIQSEEIAENYIVGAIANIPLDNIEANPFQPRDFFEEDSLVELGASIKEQGIIQPITVRKLGIDRFQLISGERRLRAAKLIGLEEIPCYIRVANDEQMLEMALIENIHRENLNAIEIAISYQRLIEECSLTHEQLSAKVGKKRATITNYLRLLKLPAPVQIALRDDKISMGHARALINITNEDQQVKILNKTIQKELSVRQVEDAVRLLNRERKLPPDIPDNFIRLQERFSSFLNTRVEVKMNNKGKGSIVIPIETQEDLDKILQMLEK